The Gimibacter soli genome includes a region encoding these proteins:
- a CDS encoding phytanoyl-CoA dioxygenase family protein, with protein sequence MTLPRFDARDFAAATPEMIAAFARDGVLVLENYASVAECDAMKARMAEITTGFDPDAHRTVFSATADEPSRDRYFLESATDIRFFFEAGAIDAGGNLTHPLNVAINKVGHALHTLDPVFSAFSNSAKMMGLAKALGHAKPDPVQSMYIFKQPEIGGEVVCHQDATYLWTEPQSVLGFWLAVEDATEENGCMWAIPGAHAGDAPKERFRRTGDTGTYTETLDASPFEEEKKVPLAVPKGTLIVLHGLLPHLSGPNLSPRSRHAYTVHVVDGAAHYPADNWLQRA encoded by the coding sequence ATGACCCTGCCCCGCTTCGACGCCCGCGATTTTGCTGCCGCCACACCCGAAATGATTGCCGCTTTCGCGCGCGACGGTGTGCTGGTGCTGGAAAATTATGCAAGTGTAGCGGAATGCGATGCCATGAAGGCGCGGATGGCGGAAATCACCACGGGCTTCGACCCCGATGCCCACCGCACGGTCTTTTCCGCCACGGCTGACGAACCCTCGCGGGACCGCTACTTTCTGGAAAGCGCCACCGATATCCGCTTCTTTTTCGAAGCGGGTGCGATTGACGCAGGCGGCAACCTGACACACCCGCTGAATGTGGCGATCAACAAGGTGGGGCATGCGCTGCACACGCTTGACCCCGTTTTCAGCGCCTTTTCAAACAGCGCGAAGATGATGGGCCTCGCGAAAGCACTTGGCCACGCGAAGCCCGATCCGGTGCAGTCGATGTATATTTTCAAGCAGCCGGAGATCGGCGGCGAGGTGGTGTGCCACCAGGATGCCACCTATCTCTGGACCGAACCGCAAAGCGTGCTTGGTTTCTGGCTCGCGGTTGAAGACGCGACAGAGGAAAACGGCTGCATGTGGGCCATCCCCGGCGCGCACGCCGGCGACGCGCCCAAAGAACGGTTCCGCCGCACCGGCGACACCGGCACCTATACTGAAACGCTGGATGCATCCCCGTTCGAGGAAGAGAAAAAGGTCCCCCTCGCTGTGCCGAAAGGGACCCTCATCGTGCTTCACGGGCTGTTGCCGCATCTTTCGGGGCCGAACCTTTCGCCCCGCTCGCGGCATGCCTATACCGTCCATGTGGTCGACGGGGCAGCGCACTACCCCGCTGATAACTGGCTGCAGCGCGCCTAG
- a CDS encoding phosphotransferase family protein — MTSPIPGHIEEAARAILGDRFGSADWGVKDRRIASRKCDLYFLDSKAEKRIVVLKSYRDDVGLGGAFPAQRDALMKYHPLMKGTDSGFMVPELYGHDDAQRLLVMEWVEAPTLTKVLVLNLVNRWRQFEAIKLTGGWLRRFHQAAHTEVKPFDADHFRALIARRADQHADAAKRLARDSVFQAGMERFEAGSAALDGRMGRHTMSHGDFTPNNILISPRRVIGIDIWGRKQVPICTDMARMITYLLTTDLLPLRARFQPMPVEERPWWRAFVNGYGPDLFPDGDILKHLILFQTLARWLTLEDRIHERDKPFDNWRASGLRLLVRSLVEA; from the coding sequence ATGACCTCCCCCATCCCCGGCCATATCGAAGAGGCGGCGCGTGCCATCCTCGGCGACCGTTTCGGCAGTGCCGACTGGGGTGTGAAAGACCGGCGGATAGCCTCCCGCAAATGCGATCTCTATTTCCTCGATTCAAAGGCCGAGAAGCGCATCGTGGTGCTGAAAAGCTACCGTGATGACGTGGGCCTTGGCGGCGCCTTTCCCGCCCAGCGTGATGCGCTGATGAAATATCATCCGCTGATGAAGGGTACCGACAGCGGCTTCATGGTGCCGGAACTATACGGTCATGATGACGCCCAGCGCCTTCTGGTGATGGAATGGGTGGAAGCGCCGACGCTCACGAAGGTGCTGGTGCTCAATCTGGTCAATCGCTGGCGCCAGTTCGAGGCGATCAAATTGACCGGCGGCTGGCTTCGCCGTTTCCATCAGGCGGCCCACACCGAAGTAAAGCCGTTTGATGCCGACCATTTCCGCGCACTGATTGCCCGCCGCGCCGACCAGCATGCCGACGCCGCCAAGCGGCTGGCGCGTGACAGCGTGTTTCAGGCGGGCATGGAGCGCTTCGAGGCGGGCTCGGCTGCCCTTGATGGCCGCATGGGCCGGCACACGATGAGCCACGGCGATTTCACGCCCAACAATATCCTGATCAGTCCGCGCCGGGTGATCGGCATCGATATCTGGGGCCGCAAGCAGGTGCCGATCTGCACCGACATGGCCCGCATGATCACCTATCTGCTGACGACCGACCTGTTGCCGCTTCGCGCCCGCTTCCAGCCGATGCCGGTGGAGGAACGCCCCTGGTGGCGTGCTTTCGTGAATGGCTACGGCCCCGACCTGTTCCCGGACGGTGATATTCTGAAGCATCTGATCCTGTTCCAGACGCTGGCGCGCTGGCTGACACTTGAGGACCGTATCCACGAACGCGACAAGCCGTTCGATAACTGGCGCGCCTCCGGCCTCCGGCTCCTTGTCCGCTCGCTCGTCGAGGCCTGA
- a CDS encoding ribonuclease HII has product MTLFDHAGIDLSAGPDWRAEERLMAELGGPVCGVDEVGRGPLAGPVVAAAVILDPARVPVGLNDSKKLTEKARVRLAAEIREVALAVSIAEASVEEIDTINILEAAMLAMRRAVAGLAVRPLGALVDGNRDPLIGITTETLVQGDARSLSIAAASIVAKVFRDELMKNLAEKHPEYGWDRNAGYGVPVHLEALKLVGVTPFHRKSFAPIRDILHQQNTLTD; this is encoded by the coding sequence ATGACGCTGTTTGATCACGCCGGGATCGACCTTTCCGCCGGCCCCGACTGGCGCGCCGAGGAACGGCTGATGGCAGAGCTGGGCGGGCCTGTTTGCGGCGTTGATGAGGTCGGGCGCGGGCCACTTGCTGGTCCCGTGGTTGCGGCTGCAGTGATCCTTGATCCGGCCCGCGTGCCGGTGGGGCTCAATGACAGCAAGAAGCTCACCGAAAAAGCCCGCGTGCGGCTGGCCGCTGAAATCCGCGAAGTGGCGCTCGCGGTTTCAATCGCGGAGGCGAGCGTTGAGGAGATCGATACGATCAATATCCTTGAAGCTGCCATGCTTGCCATGCGGCGGGCGGTCGCCGGGCTCGCCGTTCGCCCCCTCGGCGCACTGGTCGATGGCAACCGCGACCCCCTCATTGGCATCACCACCGAGACCCTCGTGCAGGGGGATGCGAGGTCCCTTTCGATCGCCGCGGCATCGATTGTCGCAAAAGTTTTTCGTGACGAACTGATGAAAAATCTGGCCGAAAAACACCCCGAATACGGTTGGGACCGAAACGCAGGATATGGTGTGCCGGTCCATCTTGAGGCTCTAAAACTTGTGGGCGTGACCCCATTTCACCGAAAATCCTTCGCGCCGATTCGCGATATTTTACATCAACAAAATACCTTAACTGATTGA
- a CDS encoding thioredoxin domain-containing protein, translating to MKRFLGVAAIALSLAACGDKAEKGAADKAEGGDSVGASSVTAPAEATQGTWGEILYGDPNAPVEIVEYASLTCSHCAFFTNDILPSIKEKYVDTGKVKITYRNFVMNQVDLAASTVARCGDMEMTHKLMSAFFETQGEWAHLQDQRAILDTLARTARRAGMSRTEFDRCLANTDMHKHLVEMTQEGSKEFGVDSTPTLFVNGKKLDNYFGETVEAAIEAALK from the coding sequence ATGAAGCGTTTTCTGGGCGTTGCGGCTATCGCGCTCTCCCTTGCAGCTTGCGGCGACAAGGCCGAAAAAGGGGCTGCTGACAAGGCGGAAGGGGGCGATTCGGTTGGCGCCAGCTCCGTGACGGCACCGGCCGAGGCCACGCAAGGCACCTGGGGGGAGATCCTTTACGGCGACCCTAACGCCCCCGTCGAGATCGTCGAGTATGCGTCGCTCACCTGCAGCCACTGCGCTTTCTTCACGAACGATATACTGCCGTCCATCAAGGAAAAATATGTGGATACCGGTAAAGTGAAAATCACTTACCGGAACTTCGTCATGAATCAGGTGGACCTTGCGGCATCTACCGTGGCGCGTTGTGGCGACATGGAAATGACCCACAAACTGATGTCAGCCTTCTTCGAAACGCAGGGCGAATGGGCTCACTTGCAGGATCAGCGCGCCATCCTTGACACGCTCGCCCGCACTGCCCGCCGCGCCGGTATGAGCCGCACCGAGTTCGACCGCTGCCTCGCCAACACCGACATGCACAAGCATCTGGTGGAAATGACGCAGGAGGGCAGCAAGGAATTCGGCGTGGATTCGACGCCGACGCTGTTCGTCAACGGCAAGAAGCTCGACAACTACTTTGGCGAAACGGTTGAAGCGGCTATCGAGGCAGCGCTGAAGTAA
- the mutY gene encoding A/G-specific adenine glycosylase codes for MTPASRLLAWYDRHRRDLPWRAKPGEVGDAYHVWLSEVMLQQTTVATVKGYYADFLNRWPKVTDLANAPLEDVLKAWAGLGYYARARNLHKCAEAVARDHGGRFPETEAALRALPGVGDYTAAAVAAIAFGEPATVVDGNVERVMSRLFRIETPLPKGKAEIKTRTATLVPRDRPGDFAQACMDLGSSICTPKKPKCLLCPLQPDCAAHAAGEPERFPVKAPKKEKPTRRTVAFMPTHKGHVLLERRPPKGLLGGMPGLYSTPWEAQADFPDNWAAHAPATGDWQLLDGIARHTFTHFHLETRVAAAEISGRINLPSGEWVPIEDLDAAGLPTVFVKMVALYPSP; via the coding sequence ATGACACCCGCATCCCGCCTTCTTGCCTGGTACGACCGCCACCGGCGCGACCTGCCCTGGCGCGCAAAACCGGGCGAAGTGGGCGATGCCTATCATGTGTGGCTGTCGGAAGTGATGCTGCAGCAAACGACGGTTGCCACCGTCAAAGGCTATTATGCCGATTTCCTGAACCGCTGGCCAAAGGTCACCGACCTCGCAAACGCGCCGCTTGAAGACGTGCTGAAGGCATGGGCGGGGCTGGGATATTATGCCCGCGCCCGCAACCTGCATAAGTGCGCCGAGGCCGTGGCCCGCGACCATGGCGGCCGCTTCCCCGAAACCGAGGCGGCCCTGCGTGCCCTGCCCGGCGTTGGCGACTATACAGCCGCAGCGGTGGCCGCCATTGCCTTCGGCGAGCCTGCCACCGTGGTGGACGGCAATGTGGAGCGCGTGATGAGCCGCCTTTTCCGCATTGAAACGCCGCTTCCGAAGGGCAAAGCAGAGATCAAAACAAGGACGGCGACGCTGGTGCCCCGTGACCGCCCCGGCGATTTTGCGCAGGCCTGCATGGATCTGGGCAGCAGCATCTGCACGCCCAAAAAACCGAAATGCCTCCTCTGCCCGCTGCAGCCCGACTGCGCGGCCCATGCAGCAGGGGAGCCCGAACGTTTCCCGGTGAAAGCCCCGAAGAAGGAAAAGCCGACCCGCCGTACGGTCGCCTTCATGCCTACCCATAAGGGCCATGTGTTGCTGGAGCGCCGCCCGCCCAAAGGCTTGCTAGGCGGCATGCCGGGGCTTTATTCAACGCCGTGGGAAGCGCAAGCCGATTTCCCCGATAACTGGGCCGCGCATGCGCCTGCAACCGGGGACTGGCAACTCCTGGACGGTATCGCCCGCCACACCTTCACGCACTTTCATCTGGAAACCCGTGTGGCGGCAGCGGAGATATCCGGGCGCATCAACCTGCCAAGCGGCGAGTGGGTGCCGATCGAGGATCTGGATGCAGCCGGCCTGCCGACCGTGTTTGTGAAGATGGTCGCCCTTTACCCTTCGCCCTGA
- a CDS encoding DUF721 domain-containing protein: MSDKKDKPEQKQYRRMKMAKAADVAAPLVDRAVRRQGFASVEVVRRWGQIVGVELAAATLPQALKFRRGERTGGTLVVRCPSAFAPLMTHQAHRVIEAVNAYFGFQAVAALEVVQGPLPARYQRRFEKPVPPSAETVAGVDLLVGGREASPLRTALYELGLAVNTSKPKAGG, translated from the coding sequence GTGAGCGATAAAAAAGACAAGCCGGAGCAGAAGCAGTATCGCCGCATGAAGATGGCGAAGGCCGCCGATGTGGCCGCGCCGCTTGTGGACCGTGCCGTGCGCCGGCAGGGTTTCGCGAGTGTCGAGGTCGTGCGCCGCTGGGGTCAGATCGTGGGCGTGGAACTCGCCGCCGCCACCTTGCCGCAAGCCCTGAAATTCCGGCGCGGCGAACGCACGGGCGGCACGCTTGTGGTGCGCTGCCCGTCTGCCTTCGCGCCCCTCATGACCCATCAGGCGCACCGGGTGATCGAGGCCGTGAACGCCTATTTCGGCTTTCAGGCGGTGGCAGCGCTGGAGGTGGTGCAGGGGCCGCTGCCGGCACGCTACCAGCGCCGCTTTGAAAAGCCGGTGCCGCCGTCCGCCGAAACCGTGGCGGGGGTTGACCTGCTGGTTGGCGGGCGGGAGGCAAGCCCCCTGCGCACCGCCCTTTATGAGCTGGGCCTTGCGGTCAATACATCGAAGCCGAAGGCGGGCGGTTGA
- a CDS encoding DNA recombination protein RmuC, translating into MSITELLPIVTGGLVVLLLLLLVAVIRKLSNLGEQVADAGDPAALIRLDTRLTDMGAQADRREAAIRDEFRANRDEISKAVANLAEQIRRMGAEANQAQTDFRDKLDQKMAELRTENSAKLEEMRKTVDEKLQTTLERRLSESFKTVSERLEAVHAGLGEMQKLATGVGDLKRVLTNVKSRGTFGEVQLELLIHDFLTPDQFLANFDCGKRSGGERVEFGIKVPGTAQDVFLPVDAKFPTEDYERLLAAVEVGDKDAIDAAGTAIERAIRRFAKDIADKYINPPYTTDWAILFVPTEGLYAEVLRRPGLFEALQRDLKVTVAGPTNFQVLLSTFRMQFKQVALAERASEVWQVLGAVKGEFERYGEQVGALTKSLSAAQNHVEKLDVRRRQMLRALKGVETLEEGQAAALLGSHDENE; encoded by the coding sequence ATGAGCATCACGGAACTTCTGCCGATCGTCACGGGCGGGCTTGTTGTCCTTCTGCTGCTCCTTCTTGTGGCCGTGATCCGCAAGCTTTCAAACCTTGGCGAGCAGGTGGCCGATGCGGGTGACCCTGCGGCCCTGATCCGGCTGGACACGCGGCTGACCGACATGGGCGCGCAGGCTGACCGGCGCGAGGCGGCGATCCGCGACGAGTTCCGCGCCAACCGCGATGAAATATCCAAAGCCGTGGCCAATCTCGCCGAACAGATCCGCCGCATGGGGGCGGAAGCCAATCAGGCGCAAACCGATTTCCGCGACAAGCTCGACCAGAAAATGGCCGAACTGCGCACCGAAAACAGCGCCAAGCTTGAGGAAATGCGCAAGACGGTTGACGAAAAACTGCAAACGACGCTGGAGCGCCGCCTGAGCGAAAGCTTCAAGACGGTGTCAGAGCGGCTGGAAGCCGTGCACGCGGGCCTTGGCGAGATGCAGAAGCTAGCAACCGGCGTGGGCGATCTGAAACGCGTGCTGACGAACGTCAAATCGCGTGGCACGTTCGGTGAGGTGCAGCTGGAACTGCTGATCCATGATTTCCTCACCCCCGACCAGTTTCTGGCGAATTTCGATTGCGGCAAGCGATCAGGCGGGGAGCGGGTGGAATTCGGCATCAAGGTGCCGGGTACAGCGCAGGATGTATTCCTGCCGGTTGATGCCAAATTCCCGACCGAGGATTATGAACGACTGCTGGCCGCCGTTGAGGTGGGCGACAAGGACGCCATCGATGCGGCAGGCACGGCCATCGAGCGGGCCATCCGTCGTTTTGCCAAGGATATCGCCGACAAATATATCAACCCGCCCTACACGACTGACTGGGCAATCCTCTTTGTACCCACCGAAGGCCTTTATGCCGAAGTGCTGCGCCGACCCGGCCTTTTCGAGGCCCTGCAGCGCGACCTGAAGGTGACGGTCGCTGGCCCCACCAACTTCCAGGTGCTCCTCTCTACCTTCCGCATGCAGTTCAAGCAGGTGGCACTGGCCGAGCGCGCCAGCGAGGTCTGGCAGGTGCTCGGGGCCGTGAAGGGCGAGTTCGAACGGTACGGCGAACAGGTCGGCGCGCTGACCAAAAGCCTGTCGGCTGCCCAGAATCATGTTGAAAAGCTGGATGTGCGCCGCCGCCAGATGCTTCGCGCGCTCAAAGGCGTTGAAACGCTTGAAGAGGGGCAGGCCGCTGCCCTTCTCGGCAGCCATGACGAAAACGAATAG
- a CDS encoding thioredoxin domain-containing protein, with the protein MKAIIGGTLIALFFSAAGQAADVAAAPHGTKGDIIYGDPKADIEIIEYGSLTCAHCAHFANDILPAIKEKYLDTGKARLHYRNIIRDQVDLAISAVARCGDMEMTHKLTAAFFASQDKWIHLGSEAAMIDSLATVAAAAGMERTEFDRCAADADMRKGLVEMTQRGAQLYGVRQTPTVIVNGMVLPDYSAESIEAAIGLSLK; encoded by the coding sequence ATGAAGGCAATTATCGGGGGCACACTGATCGCCCTTTTCTTTTCTGCGGCCGGGCAGGCAGCGGATGTGGCGGCAGCGCCGCACGGCACCAAGGGCGACATCATCTATGGTGATCCGAAGGCCGATATCGAGATCATCGAATACGGTTCGCTCACCTGCGCGCACTGCGCCCATTTCGCGAACGATATCCTGCCCGCCATCAAGGAAAAGTATCTCGATACCGGCAAGGCGCGGCTGCACTACCGGAATATCATCCGCGATCAGGTTGACCTTGCCATTTCTGCGGTGGCGCGCTGCGGCGATATGGAGATGACCCACAAGCTGACGGCGGCCTTTTTCGCCTCGCAGGACAAATGGATTCACCTCGGCAGCGAAGCCGCGATGATTGATAGCCTTGCAACGGTTGCGGCGGCGGCGGGTATGGAGCGCACCGAGTTCGACCGCTGCGCGGCGGACGCCGACATGCGCAAGGGCCTTGTGGAAATGACCCAGCGCGGTGCACAGCTCTATGGCGTACGCCAGACCCCTACCGTGATTGTGAACGGCATGGTGCTGCCTGACTATTCGGCGGAATCCATCGAAGCCGCCATCGGGCTCAGCCTCAAGTAA
- a CDS encoding site-specific DNA-methyltransferase, which yields MAETKNAAKAAAKGSASAMNLPLDRIVQGDCIEVMNALPEKSVDVIFADPPYNMQLKDTLHRPDNSKVDGVHDAWDKFSSFSAYDDFTTRWLAAARRVLKDTGTIWVIGSYHNIFRVGAELQNQDFWILNDIIWRKSNPMPNFRGTRFTNAHETLIWAAKSADKGGYTFNYDAMKSMNDDTQMRSDWVIPICSGKERLKDGEKKAHATQKPEALLYRVLMSSTKPGDVILDPFFGTGTTGAVAKKLGRHFIGIERETDYIKVAQARIADASPADAEALGYNEGKRAQPRVPFGTLVERGMITPGTTLYDSHRRFAARVRTDGTLVAADSKGSIHQVGASVQGAPACNGWTFWHVEKKGQLYPIDVFRQQIWAEMH from the coding sequence ATGGCTGAGACGAAGAATGCTGCAAAGGCTGCAGCAAAGGGTTCCGCATCCGCAATGAACCTTCCGCTGGACCGTATTGTCCAGGGTGACTGCATCGAGGTGATGAACGCGCTGCCCGAGAAATCGGTGGACGTGATCTTCGCCGACCCGCCCTACAATATGCAGCTCAAGGACACGCTGCACCGGCCGGATAATTCCAAGGTCGATGGCGTCCATGATGCCTGGGACAAGTTTTCAAGCTTCTCGGCTTACGATGACTTCACCACCCGCTGGCTGGCCGCTGCCCGCCGCGTGCTGAAGGACACCGGCACCATCTGGGTGATCGGCAGCTACCACAATATCTTCCGTGTAGGCGCCGAACTGCAGAACCAGGATTTCTGGATCCTGAACGATATCATCTGGCGCAAGTCGAACCCGATGCCGAACTTCCGCGGCACCCGCTTCACGAACGCCCATGAAACGCTCATCTGGGCCGCCAAATCGGCCGACAAGGGCGGCTACACCTTCAATTATGATGCGATGAAGTCGATGAATGACGACACGCAGATGCGCTCGGATTGGGTGATCCCGATCTGTTCGGGCAAGGAACGCCTGAAGGACGGCGAGAAGAAAGCCCATGCGACGCAAAAGCCCGAAGCGCTTCTCTACCGTGTGCTGATGTCCTCGACCAAACCGGGCGACGTGATCCTTGATCCCTTCTTCGGCACCGGCACCACGGGTGCGGTTGCCAAGAAGCTTGGCCGTCACTTCATCGGTATCGAGCGTGAAACCGACTATATCAAGGTGGCGCAGGCCCGCATCGCAGACGCCTCACCCGCTGACGCCGAAGCCCTTGGCTATAACGAAGGCAAGCGCGCCCAGCCGCGTGTGCCCTTCGGCACCCTGGTCGAGCGCGGCATGATCACGCCCGGCACCACGCTTTACGACAGCCACCGCCGTTTCGCTGCCCGTGTGCGCACCGATGGTACGCTGGTGGCTGCCGACAGCAAAGGCTCGATCCACCAGGTGGGCGCGAGCGTGCAAGGCGCACCGGCCTGCAACGGCTGGACCTTCTGGCACGTCGAGAAGAAAGGCCAGCTTTACCCGATTGATGTGTTCCGCCAGCAAATCTGGGCGGAGATGCACTGA